A portion of the Lysinibacillus timonensis genome contains these proteins:
- a CDS encoding O-antigen ligase encodes MLDISTKIERKEWLEIALAIMVLIAGMLLPSSFALISTTIFFALFAFFKPYQSLVILIPYVIFRSFFIEINTGLKLIGDLITFIVLIRLLLLNIKHWKSWFHFKLFEWFFFIFLIFGAIIGYLNGVSIASVVFQIRTFLIMYLLYFVISRLNLPKNFFVKASWITVLSGIVLFIQGVAEKISGRQWLMPEVWSDKVLSSTNVVRIYGLLNNPNSLALVMFFAIAAVFFLRWVYKDEKFKWFFIVSQVAFSGLIILTLSRGTWIFIFVFIVFLFLIARKVKMLKQFGITFIASIILVYLPVNLTVVIMESIGIENPNGSSSSLGGLGNRFAETFDEDTLGLAAESGRLFYIKKGFEILADYPLTGAGFGTFGGSATLSYDSPIYEEYGIRSDIYGGKNFYSDNQYIQVIAETGAMGVILFAGFLLSMLWLFIRNKQNTFGQIMFALWFATGASGVVYNIWELKVFAMFYFMLFGIFASVKNYYQKLQLLKEEEV; translated from the coding sequence ATGTTAGACATCTCTACCAAGATTGAAAGAAAAGAATGGCTAGAAATAGCACTAGCAATAATGGTACTTATTGCAGGAATGCTATTACCATCTTCCTTTGCATTAATAAGCACAACAATTTTCTTTGCTTTGTTCGCTTTTTTTAAACCTTATCAAAGCTTAGTAATCCTAATACCATATGTTATTTTTCGTTCTTTCTTTATTGAAATAAATACAGGATTGAAATTAATTGGGGATTTAATTACCTTTATTGTACTAATTCGATTATTACTATTAAATATAAAACATTGGAAATCATGGTTCCATTTTAAACTGTTTGAGTGGTTTTTCTTTATCTTCCTCATATTCGGAGCTATTATCGGTTATTTAAATGGAGTAAGTATTGCATCGGTTGTTTTCCAAATACGAACGTTTCTTATTATGTACTTATTGTATTTTGTCATTAGCCGCCTAAATTTACCGAAAAATTTCTTTGTAAAAGCTTCTTGGATAACTGTCCTTTCAGGGATTGTGTTGTTTATACAAGGTGTGGCAGAAAAAATCTCCGGACGTCAGTGGCTGATGCCAGAAGTCTGGTCCGATAAAGTATTATCTTCAACAAATGTAGTTCGTATTTACGGCTTATTAAATAATCCAAACTCATTAGCATTAGTCATGTTCTTTGCTATTGCCGCAGTTTTCTTCCTTCGTTGGGTATATAAAGATGAGAAGTTTAAATGGTTCTTTATCGTATCACAAGTAGCATTTTCAGGTCTTATTATACTAACGTTATCAAGAGGTACGTGGATTTTCATTTTCGTCTTTATTGTGTTCTTATTCTTAATTGCTAGAAAAGTTAAGATGTTAAAACAGTTTGGAATAACGTTTATTGCGTCCATTATTTTGGTGTATTTACCAGTAAACTTAACGGTTGTTATTATGGAAAGTATTGGCATTGAAAATCCTAACGGTTCTTCAAGTTCATTGGGTGGTTTAGGTAACCGCTTTGCAGAAACTTTTGATGAAGATACTCTTGGATTAGCGGCCGAAAGTGGACGACTCTTCTATATTAAAAAAGGGTTTGAAATATTAGCTGATTATCCCTTAACTGGTGCTGGTTTCGGTACGTTTGGCGGTTCGGCAACACTATCCTACGATTCGCCTATTTATGAGGAATATGGAATTAGATCGGATATTTATGGTGGTAAGAACTTTTACTCGGACAATCAATATATCCAAGTAATTGCTGAAACTGGAGCAATGGGTGTTATCTTATTTGCAGGATTTTTACTATCCATGCTGTGGTTATTCATAAGAAATAAACAAAATACGTTTGGTCAAATTATGTTCGCGTTATGGTTTGCAACAGGTGCATCAGGCGTTGTGTATAATATTTGGGAGTTAAAAGTATTCGCGATGTTCTACTTCATGTTGTTTGGAATCTTTGCTTCAGTGAAAAATTATTATCAAAAGTTACAACTATTAAAAGAAGAAGAAGTATAG
- a CDS encoding S-layer homology domain-containing protein has protein sequence MKKKIAIVLSFLLTVSVAFTGVKSYAAIPTLNESYPVSQGVNYSNYTYTKSNINLLEVNLANPFTKLELSIPSPITSLSTVTNRANSDTKEGHRVVGAINSNFFNMSDGYPLYLIAQYNKILSPEVISADDSYYVSKPIAFGVTADGKAEIDYYDTEFVVNYKGEEIEFDGLNVQRGADEGIIYTPQHHSSKTPTNKYGMEFVVETSETITSTQFGQTLSGKVTKIRKYEDDNRSTIPRNGFVISVNGDALQKFKNVQIGEQMSVTIDVNPIWKDAKFMATSGPLLVYNGKVNLTIDPNSSRARQVTARTAIAIDKDKQKVFLVTVDSGNGSNGMTMTQFANYLVTLGVDRAINLDGGGSTTMGIRKYGSNTVVLANNPSGGAQRRVSAVLEAISTGATGSPKTLKVTRDKVGTMLIGSTVNLTPEYVLDEHYNPVAYKTADFNITTTNNLVEVNGLSYKAVSPGSETIVVANGNASQTIKFDVLDAPSTLAISATSTTIDPNSNMQFTATAKDANGNNLIYSPSQLTWTVEGDIGSVSSSGLFTSNGTIGKGAIVATLGTKSVKKEIEVKESYTKDTFAISNFEDTSKWEVKTTLSKGNHELISSSKFGKEGKYSLKLNYDMTGNQSGTAAAYLESKSPIVLPGNPSKLGVWMFGDGNETWVRGYVKDAKGTKHTVDFTAENGQTWTGWKYVEAELPIDAPRPLTFDTIYIAQPTVSKQKAGAVYFDKLQAVYKETYEEPIFKDVANDYVYKKQIDYLVDNGFISGYTDGTFKPDLNLTRAHAAILLSNVLDLDTSKVTNPDFTDVPKDHPYYKQIAAIENAGVMNGKGDGNFDPNGQLTRAQMAVILVNAFKYTGTPETTFTDVSADYWAGNAIYALAANGITSGYPDQTFKPSDSVSRKHFSLFLYSALTK, from the coding sequence ATGAAAAAGAAAATAGCGATCGTATTGAGTTTTTTATTAACTGTGTCTGTAGCGTTTACAGGCGTAAAAAGTTATGCTGCTATTCCTACGCTGAATGAGTCATACCCTGTCTCACAAGGTGTAAATTATTCGAATTATACATATACGAAGTCTAATATTAATCTATTAGAAGTAAATCTAGCGAATCCTTTCACTAAACTAGAGTTAAGTATACCTTCTCCAATCACATCACTTTCAACAGTCACAAATCGTGCAAATAGTGATACAAAAGAAGGACATCGAGTAGTAGGGGCTATCAATTCTAATTTCTTTAATATGTCAGATGGCTATCCGTTATATTTAATAGCACAATATAACAAAATTTTGTCACCTGAAGTCATTTCGGCAGACGATAGCTATTATGTAAGTAAGCCAATCGCTTTTGGTGTAACAGCTGATGGAAAAGCTGAAATTGATTATTATGACACGGAATTTGTTGTAAATTATAAAGGTGAAGAAATCGAATTCGATGGATTGAACGTACAACGTGGGGCCGATGAAGGAATTATTTATACACCACAACATCATAGTTCAAAAACACCAACGAATAAGTATGGTATGGAGTTTGTTGTCGAAACATCCGAAACAATCACATCAACTCAATTTGGCCAAACATTGTCTGGTAAAGTGACAAAAATTCGTAAATATGAAGATGATAATAGATCAACTATCCCTAGGAACGGCTTTGTTATCTCTGTAAATGGTGATGCACTTCAAAAGTTTAAAAATGTCCAAATAGGTGAACAAATGTCTGTAACGATTGATGTTAACCCAATTTGGAAAGATGCAAAGTTCATGGCAACGAGTGGTCCGTTACTGGTCTACAATGGAAAAGTTAATCTAACAATCGATCCCAATAGCTCACGCGCAAGACAAGTCACAGCAAGAACAGCTATTGCAATTGATAAGGATAAACAAAAAGTTTTCCTCGTTACAGTTGATAGTGGAAATGGCAGTAACGGTATGACGATGACGCAATTTGCAAATTATCTTGTAACGCTTGGTGTTGATCGTGCAATTAACCTTGATGGTGGTGGATCGACAACGATGGGTATTCGAAAATATGGTAGTAATACAGTTGTATTAGCGAATAATCCATCTGGTGGTGCACAACGGAGAGTATCTGCTGTACTTGAAGCAATTAGTACTGGTGCAACAGGTTCACCAAAAACGTTAAAAGTGACACGCGATAAAGTTGGTACAATGCTAATTGGTTCAACAGTAAATCTCACACCGGAGTATGTACTAGATGAACACTACAACCCAGTTGCTTATAAAACGGCTGATTTTAACATAACTACGACAAATAATCTTGTTGAAGTAAATGGGTTAAGCTACAAAGCAGTTTCTCCGGGTTCTGAAACAATCGTTGTAGCAAATGGAAATGCATCACAAACTATTAAATTTGATGTATTAGATGCGCCTAGTACTCTAGCAATCTCTGCAACAAGTACAACAATTGATCCAAATTCAAACATGCAATTTACTGCAACTGCTAAGGATGCAAACGGGAACAATTTAATTTATTCTCCTTCACAGTTAACATGGACAGTTGAGGGAGACATTGGATCAGTTAGCAGTTCAGGTCTATTCACATCCAATGGAACAATTGGTAAAGGTGCCATTGTTGCAACTTTAGGTACGAAATCTGTGAAAAAAGAAATAGAAGTAAAAGAATCCTATACAAAGGATACTTTTGCAATTAGTAATTTTGAAGACACTTCTAAATGGGAAGTGAAAACGACTTTATCAAAAGGTAATCATGAATTAATTTCTTCTTCGAAATTCGGTAAAGAAGGAAAGTATTCATTGAAGTTGAATTACGATATGACTGGTAATCAATCTGGCACTGCTGCGGCTTACTTAGAGTCAAAATCACCGATTGTACTACCTGGTAATCCATCTAAACTGGGTGTTTGGATGTTCGGTGATGGAAATGAAACTTGGGTCCGTGGATATGTAAAAGATGCTAAAGGAACGAAGCATACAGTTGATTTCACAGCAGAAAACGGCCAAACATGGACTGGTTGGAAGTATGTTGAAGCTGAGTTACCGATAGATGCACCAAGACCACTTACTTTTGATACTATTTACATCGCTCAACCAACTGTTTCTAAACAAAAAGCAGGTGCGGTTTATTTTGACAAATTACAAGCCGTCTATAAAGAAACATATGAAGAACCAATCTTTAAAGATGTAGCAAATGACTATGTTTATAAAAAACAAATTGATTATTTAGTCGACAACGGATTTATTAGTGGATATACAGATGGAACATTTAAACCAGATTTAAATCTAACACGTGCACACGCTGCAATTCTATTATCGAATGTTTTAGATTTAGATACGTCAAAAGTAACAAATCCAGATTTTACAGACGTTCCTAAGGATCATCCATACTATAAACAAATCGCTGCAATTGAAAATGCTGGCGTAATGAATGGTAAAGGTGACGGTAATTTCGATCCGAATGGACAACTCACACGTGCACAAATGGCAGTCATACTAGTAAATGCATTCAAATATACAGGTACACCTGAAACAACATTTACAGATGTAAGTGCTGACTATTGGGCAGGGAATGCTATTTACGCTTTAGCAGCAAATGGTATTACGTCAGGTTATCCAGACCAAACATTCAAACCTAGTGATTCCGTATCACGAAAACATTTCAGCTTATTCTTATATAGTGCATTAACGAAATAA